The DNA segment aaacatacaaaaaaatcaacaacttaaggagagagagaaaaaaatccacAATTCAGAAAACGAAAActtaaataattacaaaatatatataacgaaaGGGGAATGGGgactggggagggaaggggaggaatgggagcGCCAGTAACGTAAGGAATGGGGAGGTTTAGTTAATGTAGGGACGTTGTATAGTAGGGTATGGCACGGTAGGGTTAAGTAGGGCAGCACAGTAGGGGATACGGTAGGATATggaggtatggttaggttaggttacgttttgTAGAGGTGTGATGTAGTGAGTATGTTAAGGTATGGCAGCGTAAAGTATGGGTGTCGTATGATATGGGGTATGGGTGTAGTGTAGGGGTACTGCAGGATACggcaaagttaggttaggttgatagagaaaaattatattagAAAGGGTTTAATGTGAGGCGTACGACAGAACATGGGAaagcttggttaggttaggaatttGAGTGATAGAGGAAAGTTAGATTAAATAGGGCTTAGTGTGAAGCGTATGGAGTATGGGGaagcttggttaggttaggtagggatGTAGTATAGTGGTATGAGTGGGTATGGACAAGCTAAGTTATGAGTAGGAGTaatagagagagattaaatattGGTGTCGTGTGATATGGTGAGGGAGGGATTAGTTATGTAGGggcatggttaggttaggtagggtaggattaggttaggttggttaggttaggttaggttaggttaggttaggtagggtaggttaggttaggttaggtagggtagGATTGGAAAGGAGTGATACAGAGAAAGAGTAGATGAAGTGCTGTGTAATATAGAAGGGAAGGGTTAGTTACGTTGTATGGGAGGGCTTGGTTCTGTATGGGAGCGTTACAGAGGAATACAGGAGTGTGTAGGAAAGGTATTGTTGTGCAAAATACAAGTGTACACAGTACATATCATTAGTATGTAGTTTGTGCAACTACGAAACTTTATAACAGTCTGGTATgtacagatggaggaggaggggagggggaggaggggtaagaggaggaggaggaggaggaggaggagagcaccAAATGAACACAAATAGACAACCGTGGGTGAAAAGCTATTAACTAGGAACCCATTGACACCAACACTCCAGTGACGCAAGGAggacgtgtctgtgtgtgtgtgtgtgtgtgtgtgtgtgtgtgtgtgtgtgtgtgtgtgtgtgtgtgtgtgtgtgtgtgtgttcattttcttGCTTGTCATATTGTGTTTTCTGTTACAAAACTAGATTATTATACATATAAACATCCAGTCTTCATTTCTCTGTgcaagccagtcagtcatttagtcagtcagtcagtcagtcaatatgtgcttgtctttctgtttgtctgattctctctctctctctctctctctctctctctctctctctctctctctctctctctctctctctctctctctctctctctctctctctctctctctctctctctctctctcttggcaccCTTTGTCACCATCACTGGCACTCACCATTaacactgtcaccatcaccattatcttcctcccatttctcagttcaccattagcaccatattCTATACACTATTTAGTTTTAGTCCTCCCTTAAagttttcctcctcactttcgtTTTCTTATCTCATTAATTCActattaatgttttctcttctttataatttctaagtaacttttttattttctatttttttttcagcttcgtacctATGATTAGTTTTcaataatataattttatagatgctgttctttttatttctttttcttttctgttttataacttaattcttcttttatttcgcAAGTTTTAATAGATTTTAGCAtatgattttctatttttccctttctattatCTTTTCTATAATGTAACTTCCGTATCACTtaactctttctttttatataagtttcatcatattttttcatAACGATATATTTTCACACAACTTCATCCCATTTTCTATGCCACAgtatctccattttctttctcctcacccaGGGTATCCTCAACTAATGTCacacttctgttttctttcatcactggttgtgcttttttctttttctttgcatcaTTTTGAACGAGAGTGTGCCACGTGTCCCATAGAGTGAGAGTGGGCATGGAGGGGCTTGGGGGATGGctgggagaggggtgagagggacgAGAGGGCGCTGGGGTGGAAGAGTGGATAGGAGGCTGGGATGTGAGAGGGATGGGAGTGAAAAGTTTTGATTTTTTAGTTACGTCTCTGTTTTGTGATTCTTTgttgtctcttctttcctttttattgtttctccttcgtttattgtttcctttcccaccaccaccaccactattgcttctattacattctcttcttcctccttttctattccctttgcttcgttttctctctctgtttcgtcTGCTTTTCGTTTTTCTGCGTTTATGTCGTATTGGATTCTTGTGTTTGCTTTCTGGCTCCATTTGTAGCATCAGTTTCTGTTCATCTATAGCTTCTGATTCTTCTGATAAGGTAATATTATCTTGCCCATGATTTCGTAATGGATTCATCATATCTTTGTTTTCTGATTCAAAATTTAgtggtttattttctttaataggTTCTGGTTTctcaatttcttcattatctcctaTTTCTGATACTGTAACTTGTAAGGCATTGTTATCTTTTCTATAACTTCTTActgtattattcttatttttactttctgatCTCACATGCATTGaaatctcctcttctttaggTTCCAATTCCACTGTTTCTTCAGCAACTCCTATTTCCGATGCTGTGATGTTAACttgttcattatcatcacatttATCATCAGTATCAGCGTCTTCAGTCTTATTCCCGCACCGTACGACACGTTGGGCAGCTTTCTCGGCAACGAACTCCTCCCATGGAACGAAAGGAGCCGTTACTGTAGTATTCGATCGACTAACGTTGGCATCTTGATGTTGAAAGTCCATTCTGAACCTTTTTATCGCCTCCTGAGCGTCTTGCAGTATCTTGCGGAACTGTTTCACGCTCTCATCCTCGCTATCCTCTTGGTGGGTATTGGCTGGGTTTGAGTTGGTAGCACATGGCGTTCTGCAAGGCGGCTGGTATTCACCGTCGTTTTGTCTGAGGACTAGACCCACTTGTGTTTTTAATCCTGCATCagtttcctctttattttccatcGTTTCATTGAGTTTAATATGGCTGGTATCTGTTATATTCTTCACTGTGTCATTAGCGAGTTTCTCAGTTATGTTTGAGGTGTAGAGAGGCTTGGGACTGCTTAACTTCACGCCCACATCTactgtttctctttcatctgATAAGTCACTCTCTTCAGATTCATTGCTGCTAGGGGTCTCTGCCTCCCCTTGGTTATGTAGCGACGCCCCGGCAGTGGTAGAGGTCGGGGGAAGCGAGACAGGGGAGGAAATATCTGGTGTGTTTGTagcaggagggagaaaggcTTGGTTGGGGTTCTTGGGAAAGGTGGTGGAACTGTTGGTGTTTTCCACTTTTTCAGTGTTCGTGGAAGTGTTTTGGGATTTCCTGTTctgttcttcatgttcttcaGCCGCGTGGGCAGTGTGAGTGCTTGTTTCCGTGGTGTTTGCGTGTTTGgcagtgttttgagtgcttgtACCAATATTTGAAGCATTCTGGGTACTATTTTCACGGTTTCTGGTGGGATCTGGTGTGTGTTTGCCTTCATTTTGGTTATCTTCGCTCTTGTTTGAAGCACTGTTGTCAGTCTTCATGCTCTCCgtggtagtggcggtagtggtggtggtggtggtggtggtgaaattatTGGCAGTATTTTGAGAGTCAATAGCAATGTTACTCTTTCTCGTGGCGGTAATGTTAGCGccactggtgatggtggtgacggtggcagCGTTACTGGTGCTGCCGGGGGTCTCCAAGgaactattattgctactgttCCCAAAAGCACCCTCAGAAGACCCTGGCGTACCCTTAGGAGACCCTTGCGTCCCCTTGGCAGTGATAACAGTGTCTCTGGGGGTGTCTTCGTACCTGGCAGCGATGGGGGTGTCCCTGGCAGTGCTGTGGCTCTTGGTGTCCCTTGGGGCGGCCCCGGGGGTGTCCCTAGCCGCTGTGGGTGTGAGGGCGTGGGGCGGAGTGCCTGCGTCGCTCTCGTGGCGAATTGTCAGACTAGATTGTGCGGCGGGGAGCGAGCCGCCGCTATAAGCACTCCTTGCGAACTGATACGTCACCTGCAATAGGGGAGAGGGTGTTAGTGTGTGAGGGAAGGCTGTGTGAGCGGGGAAGGTGTGGGGATAGGTGTGAGGGGTAAGGTGTGAGAAAAGGGAGTGTATTCGAGGGAGAtgtgaggaaaggttgaagaggtgcgtgaaaaaaaaaaaaaaagaatggtgtCTGTGAGGGCAAGATGTGAGCGTTTGAGGAATGTGTTGAAGGTAGATGTGTATGTGTAGCCAGGTGTGAACAGGGAAGATGTGGGGAAAgacagtgtgtatgtgtatgtgtgtgtatgtgtg comes from the Scylla paramamosain isolate STU-SP2022 chromosome 45, ASM3559412v1, whole genome shotgun sequence genome and includes:
- the LOC135094243 gene encoding serine-rich adhesin for platelets-like; amino-acid sequence: MSLLLLLLLPPPPPPPPPPPPPSSSSPSFSSPPSSSSSSSSSNSFFALFSFLTNNTTTTTTTTTTTTTTPSPPSITTPSTTTTTTTITPSDEPLSQKEYVALLERQLRDLRARVSACRSCLVAPQRKLAMCGGGKAWRDYRQRSRLLRSQQRRRRREEKRRKEEVQRFKNRVTSPPTTTTTTSTTTTTTTTTRPPPPPPPPPPRHSDPNLDAILADVAYSEQKDNQRARETHRMSTDFRRGFNQKISRMDEALMQFTDTQAAFCKELRDNLGARLGKRGQELEALSDQIASLVRTTTTQITALEKVASDQMYAGQSSIEKTLALTQAIRDSQLRAIQNYHKQTFLPVAAAIATILTEQASALTSMGVELITKVEMLQDVFLTYATREADTLKKLTQDVEMFAAKHSNLVARTRDHSNQIYLGAESFVREIQNRMNNVVKELVLIRMQSQTFISANNDSHNDISFSVNQTQAAVEALSQGLKGRLDNATDLQQDFGKVFKRETDHISATVESGISEALVSNHASVSHVEEAELDTRVFVGSAKAAWEELYLTQEGELRKEADILTQSLQTHTHHTQNVLAGMRSTAETHELVLEEQRMSFQQFIKKRQDALDNQCAAVGDWATLMSTELRRRDEDLHRFLSEDLQYTTVTVADDDDNYRISRRPDGSWAYQSDHAHAHRLAHARQTTPNVTYQFARSAYSGGSLPAAQSSLTIRHESDAGTPPHALTPTAARDTPGAAPRDTKSHSTARDTPIAARYEDTPRDTVITAKGTQGSPKGTPGSSEGAFGNSSNNSSLETPGSTSNAATVTTITSGANITATRKSNIAIDSQNTANNFTTTTTTTTTATTTESMKTDNSASNKSEDNQNEGKHTPDPTRNRENSTQNASNIGTSTQNTAKHANTTETSTHTAHAAEEHEEQNRKSQNTSTNTEKVENTNSSTTFPKNPNQAFLPPATNTPDISSPVSLPPTSTTAGASLHNQGEAETPSSNESEESDLSDERETVDVGVKLSSPKPLYTSNITEKLANDTVKNITDTSHIKLNETMENKEETDAGLKTQVGLVLRQNDGEYQPPCRTPCATNSNPANTHQEDSEDESVKQFRKILQDAQEAIKRFRMDFQHQDANVSRSNTTVTAPFVPWEEFVAEKAAQRVVRCGNKTEDADTDDKCDDNEQVNITASEIGVAEETVELEPKEEEISMHVRSESKNKNNTVRSYRKDNNALQVTVSEIGDNEEIEKPEPIKENKPLNFESENKDMMNPLRNHGQDNITLSEESEAIDEQKLMLQMEPESKHKNPIRHKRRKTKSRRNRERKRSKGNRKGGRRECNRSNSGGGGGKGNNKRRRNNKKERRDNKESQNRDVTKKSKLFTPIPLTSQPPIHSSTPAPSRPSHPSPSHPPSPSMPTLTLWDTWHTLVQNDAKKKKKAQPVMKENRSVTLVEDTLGEEKENGDTVA